One genomic segment of Sminthopsis crassicaudata isolate SCR6 chromosome 2, ASM4859323v1, whole genome shotgun sequence includes these proteins:
- the LPL gene encoding lipoprotein lipase, with the protein MEGKALLLIVLGLCFQSLALAASNRKRENDDFKDIESKFALRTPEEITEDRCHLVPGDINSVAGCNFNHSSKTFVVIHGWTVTGMYESWVPKLVGALFKREPDSNVIVVDWLMRAQQHYPISASYTKLVGKDVARFINWLAEQFNYPWDNVHLLGYSLGAHAAGIAGSLMNKKVNRITGLDPAGPNFEYAEATSRLSPDDADFVDVLHTFTRGSPGRSIGIQKPVGHVDIYPNGGFFQPGCNLFDAINQIATKGLGDMDQLVKCSHERSIHLFIDSLLNEENPSKAYRCSSKEAFEKGLCLSCRKNRCNNMGYEINKVRAKRSSKMYLKTRSQMPYKVFHYQVKLHFLGTESVTQTNQVLLISLYGTVAESEEISITLPEMSTNQTYSFLIYTEIDIGELLMVKLQWKSDSFFSWSDWWSSTGFGIQKIRVKAGETQKKVVFCSRDKISHLKKGKEPVVFVKCYDKPLSKKAV; encoded by the exons gaaaaagagaaaatgatgattttaaaGATATTGAAAGTAAGTTTGCCCTAAGGACTCCAGAAGAAATCACTGAGGATAGGTGCCACCTTGTTCCTGGGGACATTAATTCTGTGGCTGGATGTAACTTCAATCATAGCAGCAAAACCTTCGTGGTGATTCATGGATGGACG gtgACAGGAATGTATGAGAGCTGGGTGCCGAAACTTGTAGGGGCTCTGTTCAAGAGAGAACCAGACTCCAATGTCATTGTAGTCGATTGGTTGATGAGAGCCCAGCAGCATTATCCAATATCTGCCAGCTACACAAAGCTGGTAGGAAAAGATGTCGCCAGATTTATCAACTGGCTGGCG GAACAGTTCAACTACCCATGGGACAACGTTCATCTCTTGGGCTACAGCCTTGGCGCTCATGCTGCTGGCATTGCAGGAAGTCTGATGAATAAAAAAGTTAACAGAATTACTG gctTAGATCCTGCTGGACCTAATTTTGAATATGCTGAAGCCACCAGTCGCCTTTCTCCTGATGATGCTGATTTTGTAGATGTATTGCATACCTTCACTCGAGGATCACCTGGCCGAAGTATTGGAATCCAGAAGCCAGTGGGACATGTTGACATTTATCCTAATGGAGGCTTCTTTCAACCGGGGTGTAATCTTTTTGATGCTATTAACCAAATTGCAACAAAAGGTCTGGGAG ATATGGATCAGCTGGTGAAATGTTCTCATGAACGATCCATTCATCTCTTCATTGACTCCCTTCTGAATGAAGAAAACCCTAGTAAGGCTTACCGCTGCAGTTCAAAGGAAGCTTTTGAGAAGGGGCTCTGCCTGAGCTGTAGGAAGAATCGTTGCAACAACATGGGCTATGAGATCAACAAAGTGAGAGCCAAGAGAAGTAGCAAAATGTACCTGAAGACCCGTTCTCAGATGCCCTACAAAG tcttCCACTATCAGGTGAAGTTACATTTTCTTGGGACTGAGAGTGTGACTCAGACCAACCAGGTGTTACTGATCTCTCTGTATGGCACGGTAGCAGAGAGTGAGGAAATCTCTATTACCCT GCCTGAAATGTCCACCAACCAGACTTACTCCTTCCTGATTTACACGGAGATAGATATTGGCGAGCTGCTCATGGTGAAACTGCAGTGGAAAAGCGATTCTTTCTTCAGCTGGTCTGACTGGTGGAGCAGCACTGGCTTTGGCATCCAGAAAATCAGAGTCAAAGCAGGAGAAACTCAGAAAAA GGTAGTCTTCTGTTCTAGAGATAAAATCTCCCatctgaagaaaggaaaagaacctgtGGTATTTGTGAAATGCTATGACAAACCTCTAAGCAAAAAGGCTGTCTG a